One genomic region from Candidatus Limnocylindrales bacterium encodes:
- a CDS encoding VOC family protein, protein MVRALVYRSGIAAVVAWSLTAALHSASARTAAEIPDRIPATAVAAVSDVGLTVDDLDRSVSFFTNVLGFEKVSEVEVAGPEWEKLTGVFGARARIATLRLGEETIELTDYLTPRGQPFPYDTRANDVWFQHIAIVVSDMDAAYARLRAAGIEHASTGPQRLPDSIPSAAGIRAFYFRDPDGHFLELLEFPAGKGDARWHAGETGTNAPLFLGIDHTAIVVRDTDRALAFYRDRLGFRVTGTSENYGTEQEHLNNVEHARLRITTLRAAHGPGIELLEYLAPSGGRTSSQPIRANDLAYWQTRLVVDTSADARCGGIAHCNPDSSARFRGGTAVVVRDTDGHALELLSNR, encoded by the coding sequence ATGGTGCGGGCGCTAGTCTACCGTTCCGGCATTGCCGCGGTCGTAGCGTGGAGCCTCACGGCCGCGCTGCATTCGGCATCGGCGCGGACCGCGGCGGAAATTCCGGACCGTATTCCGGCGACGGCGGTAGCCGCCGTATCCGACGTCGGACTGACCGTGGACGATCTCGACCGTTCGGTTTCGTTCTTCACGAACGTTCTCGGCTTCGAAAAAGTGTCCGAGGTCGAGGTCGCGGGCCCCGAATGGGAGAAGCTCACCGGCGTATTCGGCGCGCGAGCCAGAATCGCGACGCTGCGACTCGGCGAAGAGACCATCGAGCTGACCGACTACCTGACGCCGCGCGGCCAGCCCTTTCCGTACGACACACGCGCCAACGACGTGTGGTTCCAGCACATCGCGATCGTCGTCTCCGACATGGATGCCGCCTACGCGCGGCTGCGTGCGGCCGGCATCGAGCACGCATCCACCGGACCGCAGCGCCTTCCCGACTCCATTCCTTCGGCCGCGGGGATCCGCGCATTCTACTTCCGTGATCCCGACGGACACTTCCTCGAGCTGCTCGAGTTTCCGGCGGGCAAAGGCGATGCGCGCTGGCACGCCGGCGAAACCGGTACGAACGCGCCGCTGTTCCTCGGCATCGACCATACGGCAATCGTGGTCCGCGATACCGACCGTGCGCTCGCCTTCTACCGGGACCGGCTCGGCTTCCGGGTTACCGGAACGAGCGAGAACTACGGCACGGAGCAGGAACACCTGAACAACGTCGAGCATGCGCGGCTGCGCATCACGACGCTCCGCGCGGCGCACGGCCCGGGCATCGAGCTGCTCGAATACCTCGCTCCTTCCGGAGGCCGGACGTCCTCGCAGCCGATCCGCGCGAACGATCTCGCGTACTGGCAGACAAGACTTGTCGTCGACACGTCGGCCGACGCTCGATGCGGCGGCATTGCGCATTGCAACCCGGATTCTTCTGCGCGTTTCCGCGGCGGCACGGCAGTGGTCGTTCGCGACACCGATGGGCATGCGCTCGAGCTTTTGAGCAACCGATGA
- a CDS encoding alpha/beta hydrolase, whose translation MFRLPDMLLLLAETASAVELPRLLWRSPDLLKQPPGHGEPVIVLPGFATDDHSTLILRSYLSLLGYRVSGWGLGINRGDISGVTPRVSELVRRTADQTGQRVRLVGWSLGGVVSREVAREEPDLVERVITLGSPVCGGYKYTAARYWYALTRGNLDEEAAQIDERNRILLRVPVTAILASYDGIVARKACVDPYSRIEHLEVGTTHIGLGMNAEVFRIIAQRLAIPTARRRRYVRRPEAETSEVAVLQQTG comes from the coding sequence ATGTTTCGCCTTCCGGACATGCTCCTGCTGCTCGCAGAAACCGCATCGGCGGTCGAGCTGCCGCGACTCCTGTGGCGCTCACCCGACCTGCTGAAGCAGCCACCTGGGCATGGCGAGCCGGTGATCGTGCTGCCGGGCTTTGCAACCGATGACCATTCCACGCTGATCCTGCGCTCCTATCTGAGCCTGCTCGGATATCGCGTGAGCGGCTGGGGTCTCGGAATCAACCGCGGCGACATCAGCGGCGTCACGCCGCGCGTAAGCGAGCTCGTGCGCCGCACCGCCGACCAGACCGGCCAGCGCGTCCGCCTCGTCGGATGGAGCCTCGGCGGTGTCGTTTCGCGAGAGGTTGCGCGCGAGGAGCCCGATCTGGTCGAGCGCGTCATCACGCTCGGGTCGCCGGTATGCGGCGGCTACAAGTACACCGCGGCTCGCTACTGGTACGCGCTGACGCGCGGCAATCTCGACGAGGAAGCCGCGCAGATCGACGAGCGCAACCGCATCCTCCTTCGGGTGCCGGTTACCGCGATCCTTGCCTCATACGACGGAATCGTCGCGCGCAAGGCGTGCGTCGACCCATACAGCAGGATCGAGCATCTGGAAGTCGGCACGACGCACATCGGTCTCGGCATGAATGCGGAGGTCTTCCGCATCATCGCCCAGCGGCTTGCGATCCCGACGGCCCGCCGTCGACGCTACGTGCGGCGCCCGGAGGCCGAGACCAGCGAAGTGGCCGTGCTGCAGCAGACCGGCTGA
- the otsB gene encoding trehalose-phosphatase, which translates to MTHLLEDSGTKTLSELAHTRLLVAFDFDGTLAPIVPDRERAEMRPDTRRLVEQVCSLYPCAVISGRSRSDVEHRVGGTGIQHVVGNHGIEPCSRMAQFERDSGEAYQRLMELLGNRQDIDIENKRYSLAVHYRRSPHRADARRVIRAAIKELTQRVRVVPGKLVFNVVPAEAPNKGNALLQVMNAEEVEHALYIGDDVTDEDAFRLGPSEHVTSVRVGPSRSTAAEYFLSDQHEVDSVLEQLARFRSAA; encoded by the coding sequence ATGACACACCTTCTCGAAGACTCAGGAACGAAAACCCTTTCGGAGCTGGCGCATACGCGCCTGCTGGTGGCATTCGATTTCGACGGAACGCTCGCACCGATCGTTCCCGACCGTGAACGCGCCGAGATGCGGCCCGATACCAGGCGGCTCGTCGAGCAGGTCTGCTCGCTGTATCCGTGCGCGGTGATTTCGGGCCGAAGCCGCAGCGACGTCGAGCATCGCGTCGGCGGAACCGGGATCCAGCACGTGGTCGGCAACCACGGGATCGAGCCGTGCTCGCGCATGGCGCAGTTCGAGCGCGATTCCGGCGAGGCGTACCAGCGCCTGATGGAGCTGCTCGGCAACCGTCAGGACATCGACATCGAGAACAAGCGTTACTCGCTGGCGGTGCATTACCGGCGTTCGCCGCACCGTGCCGATGCGCGCCGCGTGATCCGTGCGGCGATCAAGGAGCTCACGCAGCGAGTGCGCGTGGTTCCGGGCAAGCTCGTGTTCAATGTCGTTCCGGCGGAAGCGCCGAACAAGGGAAATGCGCTGCTGCAGGTCATGAATGCCGAAGAGGTCGAGCATGCGCTCTACATCGGCGACGACGTGACCGACGAAGACGCGTTCCGCCTGGGACCGTCCGAGCACGTGACTTCGGTGCGCGTCGGACCGTCGCGATCGACGGCCGCGGAATATTTCCTGAGCGACCAGCACGAGGTGGACAGCGTTCTCGAGCAGCTCGCCCGCTTCCGCAGTGCGGCGTAG
- a CDS encoding aquaporin, whose amino-acid sequence MKPNPGLPEYLMEAAGLGIFMLSACVFATLLEDPHSALRASASGALLADAFSRRCLMGAAMAVTAVVIFYSPWAKRSGAHINPAVTLTFWRLGRIGGADAMLYFVFQFVGGTLGVALASIPAGNGISSPFVNYAVTVPGRGGTAVALLAETGICFAMMAAVLVCSSFERLQRFGGLACATLLAIFIVFESPLSGTSLNPARTFASAIAAGIWTDAWIYFVAPPLGMLAAAQVYLLVQQLAVARRDRRATAGDTRKISILAGNDATTAASDRRGCTASAHQAA is encoded by the coding sequence ATGAAACCGAACCCCGGCCTGCCCGAATACCTGATGGAAGCTGCAGGCCTCGGCATCTTCATGCTGTCGGCATGCGTATTCGCAACGCTGCTCGAGGATCCGCACTCGGCGCTGCGCGCGTCGGCAAGCGGCGCGCTGCTTGCCGACGCGTTTAGTCGCCGCTGCCTGATGGGCGCGGCGATGGCCGTCACCGCCGTCGTAATTTTTTACTCGCCATGGGCGAAGCGCTCCGGCGCGCACATCAATCCCGCGGTCACGCTGACGTTCTGGCGCCTCGGACGAATCGGCGGCGCCGACGCGATGCTCTATTTCGTGTTCCAGTTCGTCGGCGGGACGCTCGGTGTCGCGCTTGCGAGCATCCCTGCCGGCAACGGCATCTCGAGCCCGTTCGTCAACTATGCGGTGACCGTGCCGGGACGAGGCGGCACCGCCGTTGCGCTACTCGCCGAGACCGGAATCTGTTTCGCGATGATGGCCGCCGTGCTGGTCTGCTCTTCGTTCGAGCGCCTGCAGCGGTTCGGCGGACTCGCGTGCGCAACGCTGCTTGCGATCTTCATCGTGTTCGAATCACCGCTGTCGGGCACGAGCCTGAATCCGGCAAGGACGTTCGCATCGGCCATCGCAGCCGGCATCTGGACCGATGCGTGGATCTACTTCGTCGCGCCGCCGCTCGGCATGCTGGCCGCGGCACAGGTCTATCTGCTGGTGCAGCAGCTCGCGGTAGCGCGGCGCGATCGCAGAGCCACCGCCGGCGACACTCGCAAAATTTCCATCCTCGCCGGTAACGATGCCACGACGGCGGCATCCGATCGACGGGGTTGCACGGCGAGCGCGCATCAAGCCGCCTGA
- a CDS encoding GMC family oxidoreductase translates to MNSTSRAGASPNEHYDVIIIGTGAGGGTLAWRLAPSGKKILLIERGTYIPREKENWDTRAVVVDGRYNCGETWHDKNGGAFEPGTHYAVGGNTKFYGAALIRMRESDFGEVRHMDGLSPAWPISYSDLEPYYTRAEYLYHVHGRRGADPTEPPSSAPYRHPAISSEPRIREIWEGMERQGHHPFPMPVGILLDETTSSGSDSPTAARTSACIRCNTCDGFPCLVGAKADAQVICVDPALRHDNVTLLDNARAVRLETSASGREVTGVVVEKDGRLETYRASIVVSSCGAINSSALLLRSASDLHPGGLANRSGLVGRNYMSHVNTMFLAISRHRHETRFSKTLGLNDFYHAGEGREYPLGHISLMGSIDANVLRAGAPRIAPTMTLELMAEHAVPFWMTTEDLPDPNNRVTLGEDGSVVLSYTASNENAHRQLGRELRKILRSIEFEEHLVPLQAYIPGRIPLAGVAHQNGTLRFGADPATSVLNTDCRAHHVDNLYVVDGSFFPSSSAVNPALTIMANALRVGDHLLERLG, encoded by the coding sequence ATGAATTCGACCTCACGCGCCGGCGCCTCTCCGAACGAGCATTACGACGTCATCATCATCGGTACCGGCGCCGGCGGCGGGACGCTCGCGTGGAGACTCGCGCCGTCGGGCAAGAAAATCCTGCTGATCGAGCGGGGAACGTACATTCCGCGCGAGAAAGAGAACTGGGATACGCGTGCCGTCGTCGTCGACGGCCGCTACAACTGCGGCGAGACGTGGCACGACAAGAACGGCGGCGCGTTCGAGCCCGGCACGCACTACGCGGTCGGCGGCAATACGAAGTTCTACGGCGCGGCGCTGATCCGCATGCGCGAAAGCGACTTCGGCGAAGTCCGGCACATGGACGGCCTCTCGCCGGCGTGGCCGATCTCGTACAGCGATCTCGAGCCGTACTACACGAGAGCCGAGTATCTGTACCACGTGCACGGCAGGCGCGGCGCCGATCCGACCGAGCCGCCGTCGAGCGCGCCGTACCGGCATCCGGCGATCTCGAGCGAGCCGCGCATCCGCGAGATCTGGGAAGGCATGGAGCGCCAGGGGCACCATCCGTTCCCGATGCCGGTCGGCATCCTGCTCGACGAGACAACATCCAGCGGCAGCGATTCGCCGACAGCCGCGAGGACCAGTGCCTGCATCCGCTGCAACACCTGCGACGGCTTTCCGTGTCTGGTCGGCGCCAAGGCCGATGCGCAGGTGATCTGCGTCGATCCGGCGCTGCGCCACGACAACGTCACGCTTCTCGACAACGCGCGCGCCGTGCGCCTCGAGACTTCCGCTTCGGGCCGGGAGGTGACCGGGGTCGTCGTCGAGAAGGACGGGCGCCTGGAGACCTACCGCGCGAGCATCGTCGTGTCGTCGTGCGGTGCGATCAATTCGTCCGCGCTGCTGCTGCGCTCGGCCAGCGACCTGCATCCGGGCGGCCTTGCCAACCGCTCGGGCCTCGTCGGGCGCAACTACATGTCGCACGTCAACACGATGTTTCTGGCGATCTCGCGGCATCGCCACGAAACGCGCTTCAGCAAGACGCTCGGCCTCAACGACTTCTACCACGCCGGCGAAGGCCGCGAGTATCCGCTCGGGCACATCTCGCTGATGGGCTCGATCGATGCGAACGTGCTCCGCGCCGGAGCGCCGCGCATCGCGCCGACGATGACGCTCGAGCTGATGGCTGAGCACGCCGTGCCGTTCTGGATGACGACCGAGGATCTGCCCGATCCGAACAACCGCGTCACGCTCGGCGAAGACGGCAGCGTCGTGCTGTCGTACACCGCCAGCAACGAGAATGCGCACCGGCAGCTCGGCCGCGAGCTCAGGAAGATCCTTCGCAGCATCGAGTTCGAGGAGCACCTCGTACCGCTGCAGGCGTACATCCCGGGCCGGATTCCGCTTGCGGGCGTCGCGCACCAGAACGGTACGCTGCGTTTCGGCGCGGACCCCGCGACGTCGGTGCTCAACACCGACTGCCGCGCGCATCATGTCGACAACCTGTACGTCGTCGACGGCAGCTTCTTTCCGTCGAGCTCGGCGGTGAACCCGGCGCTGACGATCATGGCCAACGCGCTGCGGGTCGGCGACCATCTGCTCGAACGCCTCGGGTGA
- a CDS encoding alkaline phosphatase family protein — MQLRTGRLLSAALFPRIPSLAGSLRCSAVTMALATFAVAAALPAAAAAADPQKLTVVVLVVDSLMPDEFGQSYPATPNLTLLRDEGTSYAHSRAVFSAETIPNHVAMMTGMMPEHSGIAGNSYWNRTGDPVATDLSLPSELEATTLFTRIHDACPGVRTAAALSKSYLYEIFSECGYSGSDCGINRAPGQSFDPSADPTFIPESNHTPDQTTMREARGFLPDADFLFINLGDTDRSGHIDASGPSGTPFARYAALMDTDTLVGQLVDDLDAAGRWDTTVMILVSDHGMDWSTPMNYVNLTPDLDAGLFAVQNGGTGSIFVVDPADPDRNQKLAAARSTALMHEGVDAAWYREPNPLDPGEDTLIPASLGARHENIGDLVIVAKQGWRISDPSSSSNPLPGNHGHLVTFHNTFVVTGGLATLRKQTIGDPAAVVDPMSRLPEQSENTDVAATVAWLLGIDATGMDGRPLAEAFTSAAPPSICGDLADSDADGDPDFRDPCPYIAYGSGCICPPVPDADCRQTTHPGASKLSISGDDVQSLRFNWKDGAATSLDDFRDADDEALSLCLYSGADGLARSIGELRMPLDLLCEGESCWRELRSTKLRFQSADGHPDGVEKALLTAGGDGQARIAVKAHSGVLAATPLDLPVRAQLQSRGGGCWEASFDGQGIKRNVPGRFDAVSGD; from the coding sequence ATGCAGCTTCGAACCGGCCGCCTGCTCAGCGCGGCTCTGTTCCCGAGAATCCCAAGCCTTGCCGGCTCCTTGCGTTGCTCCGCCGTGACCATGGCCCTTGCGACATTCGCGGTCGCTGCGGCCCTGCCGGCGGCCGCGGCTGCGGCCGACCCGCAAAAACTGACCGTGGTGGTGCTTGTGGTCGACAGCCTGATGCCCGACGAGTTCGGCCAGTCGTATCCGGCAACGCCGAACCTGACGCTTCTGCGCGACGAAGGCACCAGCTACGCGCATTCGCGAGCGGTCTTTTCCGCGGAGACGATTCCGAACCACGTCGCGATGATGACCGGCATGATGCCCGAGCACAGTGGCATCGCCGGCAACAGCTACTGGAACCGCACCGGCGATCCGGTCGCGACCGATCTGTCGCTGCCGAGCGAGCTCGAAGCGACCACGCTGTTCACGCGCATCCACGACGCGTGTCCCGGCGTCCGCACGGCTGCTGCACTGTCGAAGAGCTATCTGTACGAGATCTTTTCGGAGTGCGGCTATTCGGGAAGCGATTGCGGGATCAACCGCGCACCCGGCCAGAGCTTCGATCCGAGCGCCGACCCGACGTTCATCCCGGAGTCGAACCACACGCCCGATCAGACAACGATGCGCGAAGCGCGCGGCTTCCTGCCCGACGCGGACTTTCTTTTCATCAATCTCGGCGACACCGATCGCAGCGGGCACATCGACGCGAGCGGCCCGTCCGGTACGCCGTTCGCACGCTACGCCGCACTGATGGACACCGACACGCTCGTCGGCCAGCTCGTCGACGATCTCGACGCGGCGGGGCGATGGGACACGACGGTGATGATCCTCGTCAGCGATCACGGCATGGACTGGTCGACGCCGATGAACTACGTGAACCTGACCCCGGACCTCGACGCAGGCCTTTTCGCCGTGCAGAACGGCGGCACCGGAAGCATTTTCGTCGTCGATCCGGCCGATCCCGACAGGAACCAGAAGCTCGCGGCAGCGCGCAGCACGGCGCTGATGCACGAAGGCGTCGACGCGGCATGGTATCGCGAGCCGAACCCGCTCGATCCGGGCGAAGACACGCTGATTCCCGCGTCGCTCGGCGCCCGCCATGAAAACATCGGCGATCTCGTGATCGTCGCGAAACAGGGATGGCGCATCAGCGACCCAAGCTCGTCGTCCAATCCTCTGCCCGGCAATCACGGCCACTTGGTTACGTTCCACAACACGTTCGTCGTGACCGGCGGCCTCGCGACGCTGCGCAAGCAGACGATCGGCGATCCGGCCGCAGTGGTCGACCCGATGTCGCGCCTGCCGGAGCAGTCCGAGAACACCGACGTTGCCGCCACGGTTGCATGGCTGCTCGGAATCGATGCGACAGGCATGGACGGGCGGCCTCTTGCCGAGGCGTTCACCAGCGCCGCTCCGCCGTCGATCTGCGGCGATCTTGCCGACAGCGATGCCGACGGTGACCCCGACTTCCGCGATCCGTGTCCGTACATCGCGTACGGCAGCGGCTGCATCTGCCCGCCTGTCCCCGATGCGGATTGCCGGCAGACGACGCACCCGGGCGCATCGAAGCTTTCCATCTCGGGCGACGACGTGCAGTCGCTTCGCTTCAACTGGAAGGATGGGGCAGCGACTTCGCTCGACGATTTCCGCGATGCCGACGATGAAGCGCTGAGCCTCTGCCTGTACTCCGGCGCGGACGGCCTCGCGCGCTCGATCGGCGAGCTGCGCATGCCGCTCGATCTTCTGTGCGAGGGCGAGAGCTGCTGGCGCGAGCTGCGTTCGACGAAGCTCAGGTTCCAGAGCGCCGACGGCCATCCCGACGGCGTCGAGAAGGCCCTGCTGACGGCGGGCGGCGACGGACAGGCGCGCATTGCGGTCAAGGCGCACAGCGGCGTCCTCGCGGCTACGCCGCTGGATCTGCCGGTCCGCGCGCAGCTGCAGTCACGCGGCGGCGGATGCTGGGAAGCCTCGTTCGACGGCCAGGGCATCAAGCGCAACGTTCCCGGACGTTTCGACGCCGTCTCCGGCGACTGA
- a CDS encoding DUF899 family protein: protein MVYETIDGTFRLTNLPDEPAEYLARREELRLAEIELMQQRERVAELRRRLPPGAIVEDYVFEEGPADLEAGDSPVRKTRLSELFTGPDRALIVYHFMYGKKKTTACPMCTMWIDGCNGVAHHLAQNVDVAIVAAADTRTLRAYARERGWNNLRLLSAGDSTFKYDLAGEDREGNQDSSVTVFTKDANGKVRHFYTAHPKMAPDIKERGIDLLCAVYNFLDITPQGRGSWYASLDYAPKLRAAGASR, encoded by the coding sequence ATGGTCTACGAGACAATCGACGGTACGTTCCGGCTGACCAATCTTCCCGACGAGCCGGCCGAGTACCTCGCCAGGCGCGAGGAGCTGCGACTCGCGGAAATCGAGCTCATGCAACAGCGCGAGCGCGTCGCCGAGCTTCGGCGCCGGCTCCCACCCGGTGCGATCGTCGAGGACTACGTGTTCGAGGAAGGACCGGCCGATCTCGAAGCCGGCGATTCGCCGGTGCGAAAAACGCGCCTGAGCGAGCTCTTCACCGGCCCGGACCGCGCACTGATCGTCTACCACTTCATGTACGGCAAGAAGAAGACCACGGCCTGCCCGATGTGCACGATGTGGATCGACGGTTGCAACGGCGTGGCGCATCACCTGGCACAGAACGTCGACGTCGCGATCGTCGCGGCCGCCGACACGAGGACGCTGCGGGCCTATGCGCGCGAGCGGGGCTGGAACAATCTTCGGCTGCTCAGCGCCGGCGACAGCACGTTCAAGTACGACCTGGCCGGCGAGGACCGCGAGGGAAACCAGGACTCGAGCGTCACGGTGTTCACGAAGGATGCGAACGGCAAGGTGCGCCACTTCTATACGGCGCATCCGAAGATGGCTCCCGACATCAAGGAGCGCGGCATCGACCTTCTCTGCGCGGTCTACAATTTTCTGGATATCACTCCGCAGGGACGCGGAAGCTGGTACGCGTCGCTCGACTATGCGCCGAAGCTGCGCGCCGCGGGCGCTTCACGGTAG
- a CDS encoding alkaline phosphatase family protein: MSSRDKSKAPLILTASRTLTRRRFLTELALAGGAAALGWPRWSGAQSLPFDLGIAPLPQNTPVDHIFVLMMENRSFDHYMGWRTGTNQQHYTGTYDDPENPLDGQTVATHALAPDYRGCNFGDPSHGWEGGRSQLRSGFLSGDNDEFAIGYYNEADVEFYAKLAGEGVLCDNYFASLLGPTFPNREYMHSAQSGGIKTNALPPEIGYSSGFTWATIWDRLEAAGVPWGYYHVDLPAALLWGPRLAKGVHPIAELFADAAAGTLPKVAFIDPGFTTGLRTDEHPHGDMRAGQAFSHNVVKAIVESPLWPRSVLFVNYDEWGGFFDHVRPPRMPDARGTDSDPAGLEDFGQLGFRVPTMILSPYAAKGVLSSSLLGIRSPKSPPPGKLFAPTPSRFYDHTSILKYIEWRFGLAPLTARDAAAANIGLELLDFTQTPRLDAAEIVDALPRSVVTSQPCPGEELDGLPVEPPEEIKDAFAHALESGYFESVGWDGNLPSLDDVLGI, encoded by the coding sequence ATGTCTTCGCGAGACAAATCGAAAGCCCCGTTGATCCTGACTGCGAGCCGTACGCTGACGCGGCGGCGCTTCCTCACCGAGCTCGCCCTCGCGGGCGGCGCAGCGGCGCTCGGATGGCCGCGCTGGTCGGGCGCACAGTCGTTGCCGTTCGACCTCGGCATCGCGCCGCTTCCGCAGAACACGCCGGTCGATCACATCTTCGTGCTGATGATGGAGAACCGTTCGTTCGACCACTACATGGGCTGGCGCACCGGGACCAACCAGCAGCACTACACGGGAACGTACGACGATCCCGAGAATCCGCTCGACGGCCAGACGGTCGCGACGCATGCGCTCGCGCCGGACTACCGCGGCTGCAATTTCGGCGATCCGTCGCACGGATGGGAAGGCGGCCGCTCGCAGCTTCGGAGTGGTTTCCTGAGCGGCGACAACGACGAGTTCGCGATCGGCTACTACAACGAGGCCGATGTCGAGTTCTATGCGAAGCTCGCGGGCGAGGGCGTGCTCTGCGACAACTATTTCGCGTCGCTGCTCGGCCCGACGTTTCCGAACCGCGAGTACATGCACTCGGCGCAGTCGGGCGGCATCAAGACCAACGCGCTGCCGCCGGAGATCGGATACTCGAGCGGATTCACGTGGGCGACGATCTGGGACCGCCTCGAAGCGGCCGGCGTGCCATGGGGCTACTACCACGTCGATCTTCCCGCCGCGCTGCTGTGGGGTCCGCGCCTTGCGAAAGGCGTCCATCCGATTGCCGAGCTTTTCGCCGATGCCGCGGCCGGCACGCTGCCGAAAGTCGCGTTCATCGATCCCGGCTTCACGACCGGGCTTCGCACCGACGAGCATCCGCACGGCGACATGCGCGCCGGCCAGGCGTTCTCGCACAACGTCGTCAAGGCCATCGTCGAGTCGCCGCTGTGGCCGCGCTCGGTGCTGTTCGTCAACTACGACGAGTGGGGCGGGTTCTTCGATCACGTGCGTCCGCCGCGCATGCCGGATGCGCGCGGAACCGACTCGGATCCCGCCGGCCTCGAGGACTTCGGCCAGCTCGGCTTCCGCGTGCCGACCATGATCCTGTCGCCGTATGCGGCCAAAGGCGTGCTGTCGTCGTCGCTGCTCGGCATCCGCTCTCCGAAGAGCCCGCCGCCGGGCAAGCTGTTCGCGCCGACGCCGTCACGGTTCTACGACCACACGTCGATCCTCAAGTACATCGAGTGGCGCTTCGGTCTTGCGCCGCTGACGGCGCGCGATGCGGCCGCGGCCAACATCGGCCTCGAGCTGCTCGACTTCACGCAGACGCCGCGGCTCGATGCGGCCGAGATCGTCGATGCACTGCCGCGCTCGGTCGTCACCTCCCAACCGTGTCCGGGTGAAGAGCTCGACGGGCTGCCGGTCGAACCGCCGGAAGAGATCAAGGACGCCTTCGCGCATGCGCTCGAGTCCGGCTACTTCGAGAGCGTCGGATGGGACGGCAACCTGCCGTCGCTCGACGACGTCCTCGGGATTTGA